In Brachyhypopomus gauderio isolate BG-103 chromosome 11, BGAUD_0.2, whole genome shotgun sequence, a single genomic region encodes these proteins:
- the gpc4 gene encoding glypican-4 gives MKTTVALAVCVYGAICALAATEQKSKNCNEVRTAYSSKGFNINDVPNKGIHGAHLKVCPQGFSCCTLEMEEKLSQQSRTDLKAPVSQLSSTLQSTFTQRHQHFDQFFRELLNNAETSLNDMFVRTYGMMYLKNAELFERFFQDLRRYYGSGAAAVDLDAVLADFWAELLERMFRLVNAQYDFSDAYMECVSRHTEQLKPFGDVPRKLRLQLKRAFVAARTFTLGLALIPEVAIKVSTVGASPSCVRAAMKMLYCPYCSGQVALKPCKNYCLNVMRGCLANQADLDTEWNNFLDAMLSLAERLEGPFNFESVIDPIDVKISDAIMNMQENSLQVSQKVFQGCGQPKPSSRSRRSTKDSPFPGRFRPYSPDARPTTAAGTNMDRLVTDVKKKLKHAKKFWSTLPDTVCTGDRVAQGDECWNGTAKSRYESVVLGNGLANQVSNPHVEVDITKPDILIRRQIAVLRERTSWLKAAHSGNDITSDNEDGSGEESGSGCDSANCDTDKDIYFSTPTPVKPRFVHREDTSSGGVRPGPCALSLALAGLALLAPYAR, from the exons gagCCCATCTGAAGGTGTGTCCACAGGGCTTCTCATGCTGCACcctggagatggaggagaagttGAGTCAGCAGAGCCGTACGGACCTGAAGGCCCCCGTGTCCCAGCTGAGCTCCACCCTGCAGAGCACCTTCACCCAGAGGCACCAACACTTCGACC AGTTCTTCAGGGAGCTGCTCAACAACGCCGAGACCTCGCTCAACGACATGTTCGTGCGCACGTACGGCATGATGTACTTGAAGAACGCCGAGCTCTTCGAGCGCTTCTTCCAGGACCTGCGGCGCTACTACGGGTCGGGCGCGGCCGCCGTGGACCTGGACGCCGTGCTGGCCGATTTCTGGGCGGAGCTTCTGGAACGCATGTTCCGCCTGGTCAACGCCCAGTACGACTTCAGCGACGCCTACATGGAGTGCGTGAGCCGGCACACGGAGCAGCTGAAGCCGTTCGGCGACGTGCCCCGCAAGCTCCGCCTCCAGCTCAAACGCGCCTTCGTGGCAGCGCGCACGTTCACCCTCGGCCTAGCGCTCATCCCCGAAGTGGCCATCAAGGTCTCCACG gtgGGCGCTTCTCCGAGCTGCGTGCGTGCGGCCATGAAGATGCTGTACTGCCCCTACTGCTCCGGACAGGTGGCCCTCAAACCCTGCAAGAACTACTGCCTCAATGTGATGCGCGGGTGCCTGGCCAACCAGGCCGACCTGGACACGGAGTGGAACAACTTCCTGG ATGCCATGTTGAGTCTTGCTGAGAGACTAGAGGGGCCGTTTAACTTCGAGTCCGTGATAGACCCCATCGACGTGAAGATCTCCGACGCCATCATGAACATGCAGGAGAACAGCTTGCAGGTCTCCCAGAAG GTCTTCCAGGGCTGTGGGCAACCCAAACCGTCCTCGCGTTCCCGACGCTCCACAAAGGACTCCCCCTTCCCGGGCCGGTTCCGGCCCTACAGCCCTGACGCCAGACCCACCACCGCAGCTGGCACCAACATGGACCGACTG GTGACCGATGTGAAGAAGAAGCTGAAACACGCTAAGAAGTTCTGGTCCACCCTTCCAGACACGGTGTGCACCGGAGACAGGGTCGCCCAGGGCGACGAGTGCTGGAACGGTACGGCTAAGAGCAG GTACGAGTCTGTGGTCCTGGGTAACGGCTTGGCCAACCAGGTCTCCAATCCCCACGTGGAGGTGGACATCACCAAGCCGGACATCTTGATTCGCCGACAGATCGCCGTGCTGAGGGAAAGGACCAGCTGGCTGAAAGCCGCCCACAGCGGAAACGACATCACGTCAGACAACG AGGACGGCAGTGGTGAAGAGAGCGGCAGTGGGTGTGACTCCGCAAACTGTGACACCGACAAGGACATTTacttctccacccccacccccgtcaaGCCGCGCTTCGTCCACCGAGAGGACACGTCTTCTGGCGGGGTGCGGCCCGGCCCCTGCGCTCTGTCCCTGGCCCTGGCCGGCCTCGCCCTCCTGGCCCCCTACGCTAGATAA
- the hs6st2 gene encoding heparan-sulfate 6-O-sulfotransferase 2, producing the protein MDERSGPSRLLLALLLVLLFGVIVLQYVCPGSECRLLHPGSSSPRSGSRTGGPVGRDGPGPGDPYGAEDGALARFVPRFNFTPDDLNRVVDFNIKGDDVIVFLHIQKTGGTTFGRHLVRNVRLERPCECRAGQKKCTCYRPGKKETWLFSRFSTGWSCGLHADWTELTNCVPSVMNNREPTEMNTAPRNYYYITILRDPVWRYLSEWRHVQRGATWKASLHVCDGRAPTLAELPSCYPGDDWSGCSLEEFMACPHNLANNRQTRMLADLSLVGCYNSSGTSEGERGAALLESAKRNLRRMAFFGLTEYQRKTQYLFERTFRLAFIAPFTQLNGTRAASVEVPGETQRRIRELNRWDVELYEYARDLFLQRFQSARQRERREARQLRLLERRRLRARAPPRRTGPATPPKPTQPVPEPTRADADGENLWWGDEEDENGADEDYLDNVEQW; encoded by the exons ATGGATGAGCGGTCCGGTCCCAGCCGCCTGCTCCTCGccctgctgctggtgctgctgtTCGGGGTCATCGTGCTCCAGTACGTCTGTCCCGGTTCCGAGTGCCGGCTGCTCCACCCGGGCTCCTCGTCCCCGAGGTCGGGGTCCCGAACCGGCGGCCCCGTGGGTCGCGACGGACCCGGACCGGGAGATCCGTACGGGGCGGAGGACGGAGCCTTGGCCCGCTTCGTCCCGCGCTTCAACTTCACCCCGGACGACCTGAACCGGGTCGTGGACTTCAACATCAAAGGCGACGACGTGATCGTGTTTCTCCACATCCAGAAGACGGGCGGCACCACGTTCGGCCGACACCTGGTCCGCAACGTGCGGCTGGAGCGGCCGTGCGAGTGCCGAGCCGGGCAGAAGAAGTGCACCTGCTACCGGCCCGGTAAGAAGGAGACGTGGCTCTTCTCTCGGTTCTCCACCGGCTGGAGTTGTGGACTACACGCCGACTGGACCGAGCTGACCAACTGCGTCCCGTCCGTTATGAACAACCGAGAACCAACAGAGATGAACACGGCGCCAAG GAACTACTACTACATTACCATCCTGCGGGACCCCGTGTGGCGCTACCTGAGCGAGTGGCGTCACGTCCAACGCGGGGCCACGTGGAAGGCCTCGCTGCACGTGTGCGACGGCCGCGCGCCCACGCTGGCCGAGCTGCCCAGCTGTTACCCGGGAGACGACTGGTCCGGGTGCTCGCTGGAGGAGTTCATGGCGTGCCCGCACAACCTGGCCAACAACCGGCAGACCCGCATGCTGGCCGACCTCAGCCTGGTGGGCTGCTACAACTCGTCCGGCACCAGCGAGGGAGAGCGgggcgccgccctgctggagaGCGCCAAGCGTAACCTGCGGCGGATGGCCTTCTTTGGCCTGACCGAGTACCAGCGCAAGACGCAGTATCTGTTTGAGCGCACCTTCCGCCTGGCCTTCATCGCGCCCTTCACGCAGCTCAACGGCACCAGGGCGGCCAGCGTGGAGGTGCCGGGTGAGACCCAGCGGCGTATCCGCGAGCTGAACCGCTGGGACGTGGAGCTGTACGAGTACGCGCGCGACCTCTTCCTCCAGCGCTTCCAGAGCGCACGGCAGCGGGAGCGACGCGAGGCCCGGCAGCTCCGCCTGCTGGAGAGACGACGGCTGCGCGCCAGAGCGCCGCCCCGGAGGACGGGCCCCGCCACGCCGCCCAAACCCACCCAGCCGGTCCCCGAGCCCACGCGGGCCGACGCGGACGGCGAAAACCTGTGGTGGGGGGACGAGGAAGACGAGAACGGTGCAGACGAAGACTACTTGGACAACGtggaacagtggtga